Proteins from a single region of Acidovorax sp. NCPPB 3576:
- a CDS encoding TonB-dependent receptor, with amino-acid sequence MNQHTPIALAVALALATLAGQASAQTAAAPADAPTLPTVTVGASADASAQGLSPAYPGGQVARGGRAGILGTRDAMETPFSITSYTNELIQDRQARSVGEVLQNDAGVRLARGFGNFQETYFIRGFLLDSDDVAYNGLYSLLPRQYIATELFERVELLRGASAFLNGAAPNGGGIGGAINLLPKRAPNEPLSRVTVGTGSGGYGQVSTDIARRFGPDNSTGIRLNAAYRDGDTAVDHEKSQLGLVSVGLDWRSRDVRLSGDIGWQDNQLKGTRTNVTLNGANASFIPAAPNASANFSQPWTYSNERDLFGTFRGEVDISPDVTAWGAWGLRRSEESNSLANLSVSNSATGEGSTYRFDNTRKDRVNTGEAGVRGKARTGSVGHEWVASASYFDAEKDNAYAFDFLNTRAGSLYAYMPYAQPAFSAGTGYGGTLASPNLTGRTRMTSFAVGDTVSFVQDTVLVTLGLRHQKLDVADYAYGTSALVTRYEQSRTSPLASAVFKASKQLSLYANYVESLSKGETAPATANGTPVVNRGEQLSPYVAKQKEIGLKYDAGRIGGSLALFSTTKPRAIVNAANVFASSGKDRHQGVELNVYGEAMRGLRVLGGMTWLDAKQRETGNAALNGNRVIGVPRLQANLGAEWDVPGAQGLALDARVVRTGATYANDANTLRVPAWTRLDMGVRYATEWSGRLVTLRARVDNATDRNYWASAGGYPGSGYLVVAAPRTFTLSASVDF; translated from the coding sequence CCGCGCCCGCGGACGCCCCGACCTTGCCCACGGTCACCGTAGGCGCCAGCGCGGATGCATCGGCACAGGGCCTGTCGCCCGCCTACCCTGGCGGCCAGGTCGCCCGTGGGGGGCGCGCCGGCATCCTGGGCACGCGCGATGCGATGGAGACGCCCTTCAGCATCACCAGCTACACCAATGAACTGATCCAGGACCGGCAGGCGCGCAGCGTGGGCGAGGTGCTGCAGAACGATGCCGGCGTGCGGCTGGCGCGCGGCTTCGGCAACTTCCAGGAAACGTATTTCATCCGTGGCTTCCTGCTGGACTCGGACGACGTGGCCTACAACGGCCTGTACAGCCTGCTGCCGCGCCAGTACATCGCGACCGAGCTCTTCGAGCGCGTGGAGCTGCTGCGAGGCGCTTCGGCGTTCCTGAACGGCGCGGCACCCAACGGCGGCGGCATCGGCGGCGCGATCAACCTGCTGCCCAAGCGCGCCCCGAACGAGCCGCTGTCGCGCGTGACCGTGGGCACGGGCTCGGGCGGGTACGGCCAGGTGTCCACCGACATCGCGCGCCGCTTCGGCCCCGACAACAGCACCGGCATCCGCCTGAATGCCGCCTACCGCGACGGCGACACCGCCGTGGACCATGAAAAGAGCCAGCTGGGCCTGGTCTCCGTGGGCCTCGACTGGCGCAGCCGCGACGTGCGCCTGTCGGGCGACATCGGCTGGCAGGACAACCAACTCAAGGGCACGCGCACCAACGTCACGCTCAACGGCGCGAACGCCAGCTTCATTCCCGCCGCGCCGAACGCCTCGGCCAACTTCTCGCAGCCCTGGACGTACTCCAACGAGCGCGACCTGTTCGGCACCTTCCGCGGCGAAGTGGACATCAGCCCCGATGTGACCGCGTGGGGCGCCTGGGGCCTGCGCCGCAGCGAAGAATCCAACTCGCTGGCCAACCTCAGCGTGAGCAACTCGGCCACGGGCGAAGGCAGTACCTACCGCTTCGACAACACCCGCAAGGACCGCGTGAACACGGGCGAGGCCGGCGTGCGCGGCAAGGCCCGCACGGGCAGCGTGGGCCATGAATGGGTGGCCTCGGCCTCGTACTTCGATGCCGAGAAAGACAACGCCTATGCGTTCGACTTCTTGAACACGCGCGCGGGCAGCCTCTATGCCTACATGCCCTACGCACAGCCCGCCTTCAGCGCGGGTACGGGCTATGGCGGCACGCTCGCCAGCCCCAACCTGACCGGCCGCACCCGCATGACCAGCTTCGCGGTGGGCGACACGGTGTCCTTCGTGCAAGACACCGTCCTGGTCACGCTGGGTTTGCGCCACCAGAAGCTCGACGTGGCCGACTACGCCTACGGCACCTCGGCGCTGGTCACCCGCTACGAGCAAAGCCGCACCAGCCCCCTGGCGAGCGCCGTGTTCAAGGCCAGCAAGCAGCTGTCGCTGTACGCCAACTATGTCGAGAGCCTGAGCAAGGGCGAAACCGCGCCCGCCACGGCCAACGGCACGCCGGTGGTCAACCGCGGCGAGCAACTGTCGCCCTACGTCGCCAAGCAAAAGGAGATCGGCCTCAAGTACGACGCCGGCCGCATCGGCGGCTCGCTCGCCCTGTTCAGCACGACCAAGCCGCGCGCCATCGTCAACGCGGCCAACGTGTTCGCCTCGTCCGGCAAGGACCGCCACCAGGGCGTGGAGCTCAACGTGTACGGCGAGGCCATGCGCGGCCTGCGCGTGCTCGGCGGCATGACGTGGCTGGATGCCAAGCAGCGCGAGACCGGCAATGCCGCGCTCAACGGCAACCGCGTGATCGGCGTGCCGCGCCTGCAGGCGAACCTGGGCGCGGAATGGGACGTGCCAGGCGCGCAGGGCCTGGCCCTGGACGCGCGCGTGGTGCGCACCGGCGCCACCTATGCCAACGACGCCAACACCCTGCGCGTGCCCGCTTGGACGCGCCTGGACATGGGCGTGCGCTACGCCACCGAGTGGAGCGGCCGCCTGGTCACCCTGCGCGCCCGCGTGGACAACGCCACCGACCGCAACTACTGGGCTTCCGCCGGCGGCTACCCGGGCTCCGGCTACCTGGTGGTGGCGGCGCCCCGCACGTTCACGCTGAGCGCCAGCGTGGATTTCTGA
- a CDS encoding PepSY-associated TM helix domain-containing protein — protein sequence MLTARSLKTWTWLHKWSSLVCTVFMLLLCLTGLPLIFHHEIGHLLGTEVEAPPMPAGTPHVSLDRVLEVARAQHPDRVVQFASQPEDSTDLWFATLTPTPAPTEDFRSVAVDARTGALLAQPRFDEGFMYVMFKLHVDLFAGLAGKLFLGFMGLLLLVAIVTGVVLYAPFMRKLRFGEVRRERSTRVKWLDLHNLLGIVTLVWAFVVGGTGMINTWADLLVKYWQYDELSALLAPYNGQPVTPVAERASVQKSLDAAMARAPGTKLSFIAFPGTSFSSPHHHTFFLRGNEPLTSRLLQPVLVDAKTAEVTAAPKLPWYLVALLVSQPLHFGDYGGMPMKILWALLDIATIIVLGSGLYLWLGRRAASPATASSGKTASGEAALASPLTAARAPLKR from the coding sequence ATGCTGACCGCACGCTCCCTCAAGACCTGGACCTGGCTGCACAAGTGGAGCAGCCTGGTCTGCACCGTGTTCATGCTGCTGCTGTGCCTCACGGGCCTGCCGCTGATCTTCCACCACGAGATCGGGCACCTGCTCGGCACCGAGGTGGAAGCCCCGCCCATGCCCGCCGGCACGCCACACGTCAGCCTGGACCGCGTACTGGAGGTGGCGCGCGCGCAGCACCCGGACCGCGTGGTGCAGTTCGCCTCGCAGCCCGAGGACAGCACCGACCTGTGGTTCGCCACCCTCACGCCCACGCCCGCCCCCACCGAGGATTTCCGCTCGGTGGCGGTGGATGCGCGCACCGGCGCCCTGCTGGCGCAGCCGCGCTTCGACGAGGGGTTCATGTACGTGATGTTCAAGCTGCACGTGGACCTGTTCGCGGGCCTGGCGGGCAAGCTGTTCCTGGGCTTCATGGGCCTGCTGCTGCTGGTGGCCATCGTCACGGGCGTGGTGCTGTATGCGCCCTTCATGCGCAAGCTGCGCTTCGGCGAGGTGCGGCGCGAGCGTTCGACCCGCGTGAAATGGCTGGACCTGCACAACCTGCTGGGCATCGTCACGCTGGTATGGGCCTTCGTGGTGGGTGGCACCGGGATGATCAACACCTGGGCCGACCTGCTCGTCAAATACTGGCAGTACGACGAACTGAGCGCGCTGCTGGCGCCCTACAACGGCCAGCCGGTCACGCCCGTGGCCGAGCGCGCCTCGGTGCAGAAGTCGCTGGACGCCGCAATGGCGCGCGCACCGGGCACCAAGCTGTCGTTCATCGCGTTTCCGGGCACGTCGTTTTCCAGCCCGCACCACCACACGTTCTTCCTGCGCGGCAACGAACCGCTCACGTCGCGGCTGCTGCAGCCGGTGCTGGTGGACGCCAAGACGGCCGAGGTGACCGCCGCGCCGAAGCTGCCGTGGTACCTGGTGGCCCTGCTGGTGTCGCAGCCGCTGCACTTCGGCGACTACGGCGGCATGCCGATGAAGATCCTCTGGGCGCTGCTGGACATCGCCACCATCATCGTGCTGGGCAGCGGGCTCTACCTCTGGCTGGGCCGCAGGGCCGCCAGCCCGGCGACCGCATCCTCTGGAAAAACGGCCAGCGGGGAAGCCGCCCTGGCCTCCCCGCTGACGGCGGCACGCGCACCGCTCAAGCGGTAG